Genomic DNA from Streptomyces caniferus:
CGGTCTGATGGCCTCGCAGCTGGCCCTGCTCTTCCTGCGCCGTCTGGAGGTGCCGGTCGTGCTGACCGACATCGACCAGGAGCGCGTCGACAAGGGTGTGGGCTACGTCCACGCCGAGATCGACAAGCTGCTCGGCAAGGGCCGCATCAACCAGGACAAGGCCAACCGCCTCAAGGCCCTGGTCTCCGGTGTCCTGGACAAGGCCGAGGGCTTCTCCGACGCCGACTTCATCATCGAGGCGGTCTTCGAGGAGATCGGCGTCAAGCAGACGGTGTTCGCGGAGGTGGAGGCCGTCGCCCCGGCGCACGCCATCCTCGCCACCAACACCTCCTCGCTGTCGGTCAGCGAGATGGCCTCGAAGCTGAAGCACCCCGAGCGGGTCGTCGGCTTCCACTTCTTCAACCCGGTCGCGATCCTCCCGCTGCTGGAGATCGTGCGCGGCGAGAAGACCGACGACGCCTCGCTGGCCACCGCCTTCGCGGTCGCCAAGAAGCTGAAGAAGACCGCGGTGCTCACCAAGGACGCCCCGGCGTTCGTGGTCAACCGCATCCTGACCCGCTTCATGGGCGAGATCCAGAACGTCATCGACGAGGGCACCCCGGTCGAGACGGCGGAGAAGGCCATCGAGCCGCTCGGCCTGCCGATGTCGCCGCTGGTGCTGCTGGAGCTGGTCGGCCCGGCGATCGGTCTGCACGTCTCCGAGACGCTCAACCGCTCGTTCCCGGACCGCTTCACGGTCTCCCCGAACCTCAAGGCCGTCGTCGAGGCCGGCAAGCGCGGCTTCTACGTCTACGACTCCGGCAAGCCGGAGCTGGACCCCGAGGTCGCGGCGCTCCTCAAGCAGGGCGACTCGGTGCTGACGGAGGACCAGGTCCGCGACCGCGTCCTGGACGCCGTGGCGCAGGAGATCGGCCTGATGCTGGACGAGGGCGTGGTCGCCGAGGCGCAGGACATCGACCTGTGCCTGATCACCGGCGCCGGCTGGCCCTTCCACCTGGGCGGCATCACGCCGTACCTGGACCGCGCGGGCGTCTCCGAGCGGGTGCGGGGCAAGAAGTTCCTGGCCCCGGGCATCGCGAGCGTCCCCGCGTAAGGACGCACGGATCACCACGGCGCGGGCCGGCTCGGCGGAGCCGGCCCGCGCTGTCGTGTGCCGGGAAACGTCCGGCCCGGTCCGCCGGGCCCGCCCCACGGCACGGACGGCCCCGCCCGGCATGGGAAGGTGGCGGCATGGATTCCTTGGTCGTGGTCGATGCCGCCAATGTCGTCGGCTCGGTGCCGGACGGCTGGTGGCGGGACCGGCACGGCGCGGCGGAGCGGCTGCGCGACGCCCTGGCCGCGTACGCCGGCACGGGACTGCCCGGTCTGGTCGCGCCCCCTGTGGAGCTGGTCCTGGTGGTGGAGGGCGCGGCGCGCGGAGTGGAATCCGTGGACGGCGTACGGGTGGTGCCGGCGAGCGGCAGCGGCGACGACCGGATCGTGCAACTGGTGGCGGAGGAGTGCGGCGACCGGGACTGTCTGGTGGTCACCGCGGACCGCGAGCTGCGCGCACGTGTCCAGGCCCTGGGGGCCCGGGTGACGGGCCCGCGCGCGGTGTGGGGGCGGGAGCGCGGCGAGGCCTGACCGCCGAGCCGTCAGGGCCTGTTCAGGTAGGCGAGGACGGCGAGGACACGGCGGTTGTGGTGGTCGTCGTCGGTGATGCCGAGCTTGCCGAACATGGAGGTGGTGTACTTGCTGATGGCGCTGTCGCTGAGGAAGAGACGCCGGCCGATGGCCTGGTTGGACAGCCCCTCGGCCATGAGGCCGAGCACGGAGTGCTCCCGCTCGGTGAGCCCTTCGAGGCGCCGTTGGGAGGTCCCGCCGGCCAGCAGTTTGGCGATGACGGCCGGGTCCATGGCGGTCCCGCCCCCGGCGACGCGTTCCAGGGCGTCGATGAACTGATCGGCGTCGAACACGCTCTCCTTGAGGACATAGCCGATGCCGCCGGAGCCGTCGGCCAGGAGCTCGCGGGCATAGAGCTGTTCCACGTGCTGGGACAGGATCAGGACGGGCAGGCCGGGCAGTTGGCCGCGGGCCGCAAGAGCCGCCCGCAGGCCCTCGTCCGAGTGCGTCGGCGGCATGCGGACATCGACGACCGCGGCATCCGGCCGCCACTTCAGCAGCGCCTCCAGCGTCCCGGGTCCGGTGGTCGCCGTCGCCACCACCTGGTGGCCGTAGGCCTCGATGAGGCGGACCAGCCCGTCGCGCAGGAGGTAGAGGTCTTCGGCTACGACGATTCGCATGGCACCATCATCCTGGCCCGGGTGGGACCGCCGGCCGGGCTGGTGATCTCCAGCGTTCCGTCGAAGACCGCGAGCCGGCGGCGCAGCCCCGCGAGTCCACCGCCGGGGCGCACCTCGGCCCCGCCCCGGCCGTCGTCCTCGACGTCGACGACGAGGGCGGTACCGTCCGGACGACGGAGATCCGCGCCCGGGTCGCCCGGGCGTGCTTGACCGCGTTGGTGACCAGTTCGGCGATCCCGAAGTACAGGGCGGACTCGATCGGCGGGTCCGGGCGGAGCCGGAGGTCGGCGCTGACCGCCACTTCGAGCGGGCTGTCCAGGGCGAAGGCGCGCACGGCGGCGACGAGG
This window encodes:
- a CDS encoding NTP pyrophosphohydrolase, which translates into the protein MDSLVVVDAANVVGSVPDGWWRDRHGAAERLRDALAAYAGTGLPGLVAPPVELVLVVEGAARGVESVDGVRVVPASGSGDDRIVQLVAEECGDRDCLVVTADRELRARVQALGARVTGPRAVWGRERGEA
- a CDS encoding response regulator transcription factor → MRIVVAEDLYLLRDGLVRLIEAYGHQVVATATTGPGTLEALLKWRPDAAVVDVRMPPTHSDEGLRAALAARGQLPGLPVLILSQHVEQLYARELLADGSGGIGYVLKESVFDADQFIDALERVAGGGTAMDPAVIAKLLAGGTSQRRLEGLTEREHSVLGLMAEGLSNQAIGRRLFLSDSAISKYTTSMFGKLGITDDDHHNRRVLAVLAYLNRP
- a CDS encoding 3-hydroxyacyl-CoA dehydrogenase NAD-binding domain-containing protein, which encodes MSTTTAELLKGAAELFPDEVVTQAHVRHLDLPYGAGKFALITLDNGFDHTKPTTFGPGSLANLNAAIDQVEKEAADGDIVGVGLTGKPFIFAVGADLKGVELLKQHEDALAIGKGGHEVFKRLSKLAVPTFAYYNGAAMGGGVEVGLHCSYRTVSKALPAFSLPEVFLGLVPGWGGCALLPNLIGADKAVSVIIENSLNQNKQLKGKQVFDLGIADAIFEGADFLEQSLIWTANVLKGDVTVERPEIDRGEAWDQAVAKGKFIADGKVHGAAPAAYRALDIIAAAKSGDLQAGFDAEDQALADLIMGGELRAGIYSFNLVQKRAKRPAGAPDKNLARPVSKVGVVGAGLMASQLALLFLRRLEVPVVLTDIDQERVDKGVGYVHAEIDKLLGKGRINQDKANRLKALVSGVLDKAEGFSDADFIIEAVFEEIGVKQTVFAEVEAVAPAHAILATNTSSLSVSEMASKLKHPERVVGFHFFNPVAILPLLEIVRGEKTDDASLATAFAVAKKLKKTAVLTKDAPAFVVNRILTRFMGEIQNVIDEGTPVETAEKAIEPLGLPMSPLVLLELVGPAIGLHVSETLNRSFPDRFTVSPNLKAVVEAGKRGFYVYDSGKPELDPEVAALLKQGDSVLTEDQVRDRVLDAVAQEIGLMLDEGVVAEAQDIDLCLITGAGWPFHLGGITPYLDRAGVSERVRGKKFLAPGIASVPA